In Zingiber officinale cultivar Zhangliang chromosome 1A, Zo_v1.1, whole genome shotgun sequence, a genomic segment contains:
- the LOC122018487 gene encoding protein SOSEKI 5-like isoform X2 produces MALASSRGRMEPLRQWKDQDTSPERTKVWKEPKPRKVAVVYYLSSRSGQLEHPHFMEVTLSSADGLYLRDVIDRLSFLRGKGMTNLYSWSSKRSYKNGFVWHDLTEDDLIHPTHGHEYVLKGSELFQPLASPSFQEDSAAVPASEKPLQVPKSVHDDFESLQIRRKRAPWGSFDLNEYKVYKTDLTADASTQTDDGRNRRRSAVPRAEEEGPPTTELEPEDISPPLSSSSSETLEKLIKADGRAITAVAAGSEGQGRTAGTSASGRMRTSTVLMQLLSCGSINTKDRHGLSVSTQTPAQSKQGAAARVGSGSGGKKETDGFTDGKEYFSGSLIETKKASYGRDEFPCLKRSSSYNANR; encoded by the exons ATGGCGCTGGCTTCCTCGCGTGGGAGAATGGAGCCCCTGCGGCAGTGGAAGGATCAGGACACCAGCCCCGAGAGGACCAAGGTCTGGAAGGAGCCTAAGCCCAGGAAGGTCGCTGTCGTTTACTATCTATCCTCCCGCAGTGGCCAGTTGGAGCACCCCCACTTCATGGAGGTCACTCTCTCCTCCGCCGACGGCCTCTACCTCCGAG ATGTGATCGACCGCCTCAGCTTCCTCAGAGGCAAGGGGATGACTAATTTGTATTCGTGGTCTTCTAAAAG GAGCTACAAGAATGGATTCGTGTGGCACGACCTCACCGAGGATGATCTGATCCACCCGACGCATGGCCATGAGTACGTTCTCAAGGGTTCTGAGCTCTTCCAACCTCTCGCCTCTCCCAGCTTCCAGGAAGACAGTGCGGCAGTTCCTGCCTCCGAGAAGCCGCTGCAGGTTCCCAAATCCGTGCACGACGATTTCGAGAGCTTGCAGATTAGAAGAAAGAGGGCGCCCTGGGGCTCCTTCGACCTCAACGAATACAAGGTCTATAAGACCGACCTGACGGCCGACGCATCGACGCAGACGGACGACGGGAGGAACAGGCGGCGGTCGGCAGTCCCGAGGGCGGAAGAAGAGGGTCCACCGACCACGGAGCTGGAGCCGGAGGATATCTCACCTCCGCTGTCGTCGTCGAGTTCGGAGACTCTGGAGAAGCTAATCAAGGCGGACGGCCGTGCCATCACTGCCGTCGCCGCTGGGTCCGAGGGCCAGGGGAGGACGGCGGGGACATCCGCGAGCGGGCGGATGCGAACCTCGACCGTGCTCATGCAACTTCTCTCGTGCGGCTCCATCAACACGAAGGACCGCCACGGCCTCTCGGTGTCGACGCAGACGCCAGCACAGAGCAAGCAGGGAGCGGCTGCTCGCGTTGGGTCGGGTTCAGGCGGCAAGAAGGAAACGGACGGATTCACCGACGGCAAAGAATACTTCAGCGGGAGCTTGATCGAAACCAAGAAGGCGAGTTATGGCCGAGACGAGTTCCCATGCCTGAAAAGGTCCTCTTCTTACAATGCCAACAGGTAA
- the LOC122018501 gene encoding GDP-L-galactose phosphorylase 1-like has product MPFPVERAPTQRVPIAKGLLCHGGVKISLLLNYPVRGLVYEGGTSLKDLSDVVSKSCKCLQENNIPFNVLISDSGWRIFLFPQCYAEKQALGEVSEEILETQVNPAVWKISGHMVLKRKKDFEEATEQYAWRLLAEVSLSEARFKEVEDYIFGALGLEESTKEKIKLEEKKETSFQSLAPIDRATCNLAEGCLVLQ; this is encoded by the exons aTGCCTTTTCCTGTGGAGAGAGCTCCTACTCAAAGAGTTCCAATTGCTAAAGGTCTGCTGTGCCATGGTGGAGTGAAGATCTCACTATTGCTGAACTATCCAGTGAGGGGCCTTGTTTACGAGGGAGGAACTAGTTTGAAAGACTTATCTGATGTAGTTTCCAAGTCTTGCAAGTGTCTTCAAGAGAACAATATCCCATTTAATGTTCTTATTTCTGATTCAGGCTGGAGGATCTTTCTCTTTCCCCAG TGTTATGCCGAAAAACAAGCCTTGGGCGAAGTGAGTGAGGAGATCCTAGAGACTCAAGTGAACCCTGCTGTGTGGAAGATCAGTGGGCATATGGTGCTGAAGCGCAAGAAAGACTTCGAAGAGGCAACAGAGCAATATGCTTGGAGGCTATTAGCTGAGGTCTCTCTTTCGGAGGCAAGGTTCAAAGAAGTGGAAGACTACATCTTTGGGGCCCTTGGACTAGAGGAGTCTACGAAGGAAAAGATCAAGCTGGAAGAGAAAAAGGAAACCTCATTTCAGTCATTAGCCCCTATCGATCGAGCTACTTGTAACCTTGCAGAAGGTTGCCTAGTCTTGCAGTGA
- the LOC122018487 gene encoding protein SOSEKI 5-like isoform X1 codes for MALASSRGRMEPLRQWKDQDTSPERTKVWKEPKPRKVAVVYYLSSRSGQLEHPHFMEVTLSSADGLYLRDVIDRLSFLRGKGMTNLYSWSSKRSYKNGFVWHDLTEDDLIHPTHGHEYVLKGSELFQPLASPSFQEDSAAVPASEKPLQVPKSVHDDFESLQIRRKRAPWGSFDLNEYKVYKTDLTADASTQTDDGRNRRRSAVPRAEEEGPPTTELEPEDISPPLSSSSSETLEKLIKADGRAITAVAAGSEGQGRTAGTSASGRMRTSTVLMQLLSCGSINTKDRHGLSVSTQTPAQSKQGAAARVGSGSGGKKETDGFTDGKEYFSGSLIETKKASYGRDEFPCLKRSSSYNANRRHKGTMERE; via the exons ATGGCGCTGGCTTCCTCGCGTGGGAGAATGGAGCCCCTGCGGCAGTGGAAGGATCAGGACACCAGCCCCGAGAGGACCAAGGTCTGGAAGGAGCCTAAGCCCAGGAAGGTCGCTGTCGTTTACTATCTATCCTCCCGCAGTGGCCAGTTGGAGCACCCCCACTTCATGGAGGTCACTCTCTCCTCCGCCGACGGCCTCTACCTCCGAG ATGTGATCGACCGCCTCAGCTTCCTCAGAGGCAAGGGGATGACTAATTTGTATTCGTGGTCTTCTAAAAG GAGCTACAAGAATGGATTCGTGTGGCACGACCTCACCGAGGATGATCTGATCCACCCGACGCATGGCCATGAGTACGTTCTCAAGGGTTCTGAGCTCTTCCAACCTCTCGCCTCTCCCAGCTTCCAGGAAGACAGTGCGGCAGTTCCTGCCTCCGAGAAGCCGCTGCAGGTTCCCAAATCCGTGCACGACGATTTCGAGAGCTTGCAGATTAGAAGAAAGAGGGCGCCCTGGGGCTCCTTCGACCTCAACGAATACAAGGTCTATAAGACCGACCTGACGGCCGACGCATCGACGCAGACGGACGACGGGAGGAACAGGCGGCGGTCGGCAGTCCCGAGGGCGGAAGAAGAGGGTCCACCGACCACGGAGCTGGAGCCGGAGGATATCTCACCTCCGCTGTCGTCGTCGAGTTCGGAGACTCTGGAGAAGCTAATCAAGGCGGACGGCCGTGCCATCACTGCCGTCGCCGCTGGGTCCGAGGGCCAGGGGAGGACGGCGGGGACATCCGCGAGCGGGCGGATGCGAACCTCGACCGTGCTCATGCAACTTCTCTCGTGCGGCTCCATCAACACGAAGGACCGCCACGGCCTCTCGGTGTCGACGCAGACGCCAGCACAGAGCAAGCAGGGAGCGGCTGCTCGCGTTGGGTCGGGTTCAGGCGGCAAGAAGGAAACGGACGGATTCACCGACGGCAAAGAATACTTCAGCGGGAGCTTGATCGAAACCAAGAAGGCGAGTTATGGCCGAGACGAGTTCCCATGCCTGAAAAGGTCCTCTTCTTACAATGCCAACAG GAGGCACAAAGGCACAATGGAAAGGGAGTGA